The following coding sequences are from one Myxococcales bacterium window:
- a CDS encoding response regulator, with the protein MAHPNEVSVPEEITEVSRKAVRSPPTAGVPRLIMLSGPQAGRKYPVGADMTLGRGSQASLYLDDKRLSRLHARIYLAELGTYVLEDLRSLNGTFVNGDRIDTHVLGYGDKIQVGSSTLLFTHDNPLDEQLAQMQKMELLGRIGAGIAHDFNNLLGVAVASMDYLDTLPVDRKVGDPDVRECHEDVRAALKRAAELTMRLLGVARRGGYVMARLDLGALAREVTELVRRVTSQNVRIECDVEPDVWVIGDQGQIHQALMNLCINGRDAMPAGGIMRVSVRRESGQGPAAVLGESVVVSVADTGVGMDEETRVRAFESFFTTKSGARGTGLGLATVLETAKVHGGYVDLQSQLGHGTTVRLVMPAAPRVHKGGPGAETLMDIPVPSFEKAKGAVRILLVDDDVGVRRSLSRLLAMHGHEVEQATNGQEAVDLYRSLRPDLVLMDLDMPVLSGRKAYDQLQKLDPRVRVVFMSGHGGTGTAGGPPPGCTFLQKPCGMDELQAAIASAVQLA; encoded by the coding sequence ATGGCCCACCCGAACGAGGTGAGCGTTCCGGAGGAGATTACGGAGGTCTCCCGGAAAGCCGTACGGTCGCCGCCCACCGCGGGTGTGCCCCGTTTGATCATGCTTTCGGGCCCCCAGGCCGGGCGGAAGTATCCCGTGGGGGCCGACATGACGCTGGGGCGCGGGTCGCAGGCGAGTCTCTACCTCGACGACAAACGTTTGTCTCGGTTGCACGCGCGCATCTACCTGGCGGAACTCGGAACCTACGTTCTCGAGGATCTCCGAAGCCTGAACGGCACGTTCGTCAACGGGGATCGGATCGATACCCACGTACTTGGCTACGGCGACAAGATCCAGGTGGGCTCGTCGACGCTGCTGTTCACCCACGATAACCCTCTCGACGAGCAGCTCGCTCAGATGCAGAAGATGGAGCTGCTCGGGCGCATTGGCGCGGGTATCGCCCACGACTTTAACAACCTCTTGGGCGTCGCGGTGGCGAGCATGGATTACCTCGATACCCTACCCGTCGATCGGAAAGTGGGTGACCCCGACGTGCGGGAGTGCCACGAGGACGTGCGCGCAGCGCTCAAGCGCGCGGCCGAGCTCACGATGCGCCTTTTGGGCGTCGCCCGCCGGGGCGGGTACGTGATGGCTCGCCTGGATCTTGGGGCCTTGGCACGCGAGGTGACCGAGCTCGTGCGTCGGGTGACCTCACAAAACGTTCGTATCGAATGCGATGTGGAGCCTGACGTTTGGGTGATCGGGGACCAGGGGCAGATCCACCAGGCCCTCATGAATCTCTGTATCAACGGTCGCGATGCCATGCCCGCTGGGGGGATCATGCGCGTGAGCGTGCGGCGGGAGAGCGGGCAGGGGCCAGCCGCCGTGCTGGGCGAGTCGGTGGTGGTGTCCGTGGCGGACACGGGGGTGGGCATGGATGAGGAGACCCGCGTACGCGCCTTCGAGTCCTTCTTCACCACGAAGAGCGGCGCGCGGGGTACGGGCCTGGGCCTGGCCACGGTGCTCGAAACCGCGAAGGTCCACGGCGGGTACGTGGACCTGCAAAGCCAGCTGGGCCACGGCACCACCGTTCGTTTGGTCATGCCGGCCGCCCCGCGGGTTCACAAGGGGGGTCCGGGAGCCGAGACGCTGATGGACATCCCCGTGCCCAGCTTCGAGAAGGCCAAAGGCGCGGTGCGCATTCTCCTGGTGGACGACGACGTGGGGGTGCGGCGGTCCCTCTCTCGTCTTTTGGCCATGCACGGCCACGAGGTGGAGCAAGCGACCAACGGACAGGAGGCGGTCGATCTTTACCGAAGCCTGCGGCCCGATCTCGTCCTCATGGACCTGGACATGCCGGTACTGTCAGGCCGCAAAGCCTATGATCAATTGCAGAAGCTGGACCCGCGGGTGCGCGTGGTCTTCATGTCGGGCCATGGCGGGACGGGCACGGCGGGCGGGCCTCCGCCAGGGTGTACGTTCCTTCAAAAACCCTGTGGCATGGACGAGCTTCAGGCCGCGATCGCCTCGGCCGTTCAGCTCGCGTGA
- a CDS encoding TIGR02266 family protein: MANQGEHPREFPRFEVEARVDYTGTEILLNHRIQNLSLGGLCIQTDALEDVGTPVDLVINFPELDTCITARGEVVWANPDTPMDLGIRFVGLDNERKETLRKYLALGATSP, translated from the coding sequence ATGGCAAACCAAGGCGAGCATCCCCGTGAGTTTCCCCGGTTCGAGGTGGAGGCGCGTGTGGACTACACCGGCACCGAGATCCTGCTCAACCACCGCATCCAAAACCTGTCGCTCGGCGGCTTGTGCATACAAACGGATGCGCTCGAGGACGTGGGAACTCCCGTAGACCTGGTCATCAACTTTCCCGAGCTCGACACCTGCATCACCGCGCGGGGGGAGGTGGTCTGGGCAAACCCCGACACGCCGATGGACCTCGGGATCCGCTTCGTGGGTCTCGACAACGAACGTAAGGAAACCCTTCGCAAGTATTTGGCGCTGGGTGCGACCAGCCCCTGA